A genomic region of Dactylococcopsis salina PCC 8305 contains the following coding sequences:
- a CDS encoding AAA family ATPase, producing the protein MYIKTLTLTNYRGVKSLSLDVDKQLNVFVGVNGAGKSTVLDAMVMMLSCVVSRIGEVIGKQSEDRQIVEDDIRNEADFTLIALCCIDKNRTFQWRIATSRRGDISLEQPTDLTQLETYTEQLKREIIDHQESINIPLFVYYPVNRAVLDIPLKIKTKHRFDLLNAYDESLTSGANFRKFFEWFREREDLENEKVAETREKPLFHNQIPYDPQLQAVRKALNQFLPNFKNLRVRRNPLRMEIEKDGEILTVNQLSDGEKCLIAMVSDLARRCAIANPERPDPLQGEGVVLIDEIDLHLHPKWQRMIVPQLLEVFPNCQFFISTHSPHVLTHVQSEQIFLLKQTEDGIEWSQPDESYGKNVDRVLEDLMELDTTRPTVVSNSIHNIYEMIDKNNLQEAQDQVSEMRSKIGNDPELLKAEVLIKRKERIGK; encoded by the coding sequence GTGTATATTAAAACTCTGACTCTCACCAATTATCGTGGCGTAAAATCCCTCTCCCTTGACGTCGACAAGCAGTTAAATGTTTTTGTAGGGGTTAATGGTGCGGGTAAATCCACCGTCCTTGATGCGATGGTAATGATGCTTTCATGCGTTGTTAGTCGGATTGGAGAGGTAATAGGTAAACAGAGTGAAGATCGTCAAATTGTAGAAGATGATATCAGAAATGAGGCTGATTTTACATTAATTGCACTCTGTTGTATTGATAAAAATCGAACGTTTCAGTGGCGAATTGCTACCAGTCGTAGAGGAGATATTTCTCTAGAACAGCCCACTGATTTAACACAATTAGAAACTTATACTGAACAGCTAAAAAGAGAAATTATAGATCATCAAGAAAGCATCAATATCCCTTTATTTGTCTATTATCCTGTTAATCGAGCCGTCTTAGACATTCCTTTAAAAATTAAAACTAAACATCGTTTTGATTTATTAAACGCTTATGATGAATCTTTAACCAGTGGGGCTAATTTTCGGAAATTTTTCGAGTGGTTTCGAGAACGAGAAGATTTAGAAAATGAAAAAGTTGCTGAAACGAGAGAGAAACCTTTATTTCATAATCAAATTCCTTATGATCCACAATTACAAGCAGTTAGAAAAGCGTTAAATCAATTTTTGCCAAACTTTAAAAACCTCAGAGTTCGCCGTAATCCATTGCGAATGGAAATAGAAAAAGATGGGGAGATATTAACCGTTAATCAATTGTCTGATGGAGAAAAATGTTTAATTGCAATGGTGAGTGATTTAGCGAGAAGATGTGCCATTGCTAACCCTGAACGTCCTGATCCGCTTCAAGGAGAGGGAGTCGTCCTTATTGATGAAATTGACCTCCATCTTCACCCAAAATGGCAACGAATGATTGTTCCTCAACTTTTAGAAGTTTTTCCAAATTGTCAGTTTTTTATTTCGACACATTCTCCTCATGTGTTAACTCATGTTCAATCAGAACAAATTTTTCTTTTGAAGCAAACTGAAGACGGAATCGAATGGAGTCAACCTGATGAATCTTATGGAAAAAATGTCGATCGCGTTCTAGAAGATTTAATGGAATTAGACACAACACGACCGACAGTAGTTAGTAATAGTATTCATAATATTTATGAAATGATTGACAAAAATAATTTACAGGAAGCACAAGATCAAGTCAGTGAAATGAGAAGCAAAATTGGCAACGATCCAGAATTATTAAAAGCGGAAGTCCTCATCAAACGAAAAGAACGTATTGGGAAATGA
- a CDS encoding retron system putative HNH endonuclease encodes MKYIQKDSEPQEFTDWKNQENSNWKPSYKEMDKSVKKAVKQALMTEQGYICCYCEDRLNDNDSHIEHFQPKSDPAIDPLDFSNLLCSCQNNLKKREPVHCGKLKGDWFDEKQLISPLDPTCEERFAFTADGSIKPADNRDQVALTTIEKLGLNIPKLRNLRQKAIESFIDPSLSDRELEDFVNSYLEPDNLGQFNPFWTTVRYLFGIRE; translated from the coding sequence ATGAAATATATTCAAAAAGACAGTGAACCCCAAGAATTTACAGATTGGAAAAATCAAGAAAATTCTAATTGGAAACCCAGTTACAAGGAAATGGATAAATCTGTCAAGAAAGCAGTTAAACAAGCATTGATGACAGAACAAGGCTATATTTGTTGTTATTGTGAAGATCGATTAAATGATAATGACTCGCATATTGAACATTTTCAACCCAAAAGTGATCCTGCAATTGATCCCCTAGATTTTTCTAACTTGTTGTGTTCCTGTCAAAATAATTTAAAAAAGCGAGAACCTGTTCACTGTGGAAAACTCAAGGGTGACTGGTTTGATGAAAAACAATTAATTTCACCCCTTGATCCGACTTGTGAAGAACGATTTGCTTTTACGGCTGACGGTTCGATCAAACCTGCTGATAATCGAGATCAGGTAGCGCTGACAACAATTGAAAAATTAGGTTTAAATATTCCGAAATTACGAAACTTACGTCAAAAGGCGATCGAGTCTTTTATTGATCCTTCTTTATCAGATAGAGAGTTGGAAGACTTTGTGAATAGTTATCTTGAACCTGATAATTTGGGTCAGTTTAATCCTTTCTGGACAACAGTTCGTTACTTATTTGGAATAAGGGAGTAA
- a CDS encoding site-specific DNA-methyltransferase, producing MSSRLTEQEKQEIIRYLEQDQPLPEKYRFLLFEDKREVELVWNGKTNQVCRTVLPFQTIEQVDEPRAEKPSDTTMQMSLFDVDSRGRQLKGWTNKLIWGDNKLILSSLKNGPLREEIERQGGIKLIYIDPPFDVGADFSMDIEVGDETLTKKPNILEEIAYRDTWGKGADSFISMIYERLILMRDLLAEDGSIYVHCDSRVNSYIRLLLDEIFGNNNMINEIIWRRKGGTALGEMRHFSAAYDTLFIFSKSSEYTFNQIYTEASHEYIDSQFKYYDIDGRRYMINVMRSPSPRPNLKYNYKGYKTPPNGWAVPRSTMEKLDREGRLHFPDSKNKQIYKKIYLDEYQGQKANNLWVNIPTLKGTSSEIVGYPTQKPEALLERIIKASSNEGDLVADFFVGSGTTASVAEKLGRKWICSDLGKFAIHTTRKRMINVQRTLKKEGQGYRAFEILNLGKYERQHFVGVNPNLREEEQRQQLEEKERAFVDLILRAYQAQKTEGFTCFDGKKSGRLVAVGPINLPVTRLFVEEIILECRKKQITKVDILGFEFEMGLFPNVLDEARNKGIDIAPKNIPAEVFDKRAVEKNQVVFHDVAYIEVKPHITKRKKNQPPTVAVELTDFSVFYSQDSIQQAEADLGKKKSGSKVVVEKGQIVKVSKDKDGILKREQLTQNWTDWIDYWAVDFNFESKREIIRIQNEETGEWEEQWTGDFIFENEWQSFRTKKDRSLELHSVAYECVSGRRKIAVKVVDIFGNDTMTIVEVNL from the coding sequence ATGTCGTCTCGACTCACCGAACAAGAGAAGCAAGAAATCATCCGCTATCTTGAACAAGATCAGCCCTTACCAGAAAAGTATCGGTTTCTACTATTTGAAGATAAACGCGAAGTAGAATTAGTATGGAATGGTAAGACTAATCAGGTGTGTCGGACTGTTCTCCCGTTTCAGACCATTGAACAGGTGGATGAACCCCGTGCGGAAAAGCCATCGGATACAACCATGCAGATGAGTTTGTTCGATGTTGACAGTCGGGGGAGACAGTTGAAGGGATGGACAAATAAGCTGATTTGGGGTGATAATAAGCTGATTTTGTCTTCCTTGAAAAATGGACCGCTACGAGAGGAGATCGAAAGACAAGGGGGGATTAAGCTGATTTATATTGATCCGCCGTTTGATGTGGGTGCAGATTTTTCCATGGATATTGAGGTGGGAGACGAGACGCTGACAAAGAAGCCCAATATTCTGGAGGAGATTGCTTATCGGGATACGTGGGGAAAAGGGGCGGATTCTTTTATCAGTATGATTTATGAACGATTGATCTTGATGCGAGATTTATTGGCTGAGGATGGGAGTATTTATGTTCATTGTGATTCCCGAGTGAATAGTTATATCCGATTGTTACTAGATGAAATATTTGGAAATAATAATATGATAAATGAAATTATATGGCGTAGAAAAGGAGGGACAGCACTTGGTGAAATGCGCCACTTTTCTGCTGCTTATGATACTCTTTTTATATTTTCAAAAAGTTCAGAATATACTTTTAATCAAATCTATACTGAAGCTTCACACGAGTATATTGATTCACAATTCAAGTATTATGATATTGATGGACGAAGATATATGATTAATGTAATGCGAAGTCCAAGTCCTCGTCCAAACCTCAAGTATAATTATAAGGGTTATAAGACACCACCAAATGGTTGGGCAGTGCCACGATCAACAATGGAAAAACTTGACCGTGAAGGGCGACTTCACTTTCCTGACTCAAAAAATAAGCAAATATACAAAAAAATTTATCTTGATGAATATCAAGGACAAAAAGCAAATAATTTATGGGTTAATATTCCAACTCTAAAAGGAACATCATCTGAAATTGTCGGCTACCCCACACAAAAACCAGAAGCGTTGCTAGAACGTATTATAAAAGCCTCATCCAATGAAGGCGATCTAGTTGCAGACTTCTTTGTCGGTTCAGGGACAACCGCCTCTGTAGCAGAAAAACTGGGACGCAAATGGATATGTTCCGACTTAGGAAAATTTGCCATCCATACCACTCGCAAACGGATGATCAATGTTCAGCGTACCCTAAAAAAAGAAGGACAAGGTTATCGGGCGTTTGAAATTCTTAACCTGGGTAAATATGAACGTCAACACTTTGTTGGAGTCAATCCCAACCTCCGTGAAGAAGAACAGCGTCAGCAATTAGAAGAGAAAGAACGTGCTTTTGTCGATCTCATTTTACGCGCTTATCAAGCCCAAAAAACAGAAGGCTTTACCTGCTTTGATGGGAAAAAATCGGGACGCTTAGTTGCAGTGGGACCCATCAACTTACCCGTGACGCGATTGTTTGTGGAAGAGATTATTCTCGAATGTCGCAAAAAGCAGATTACCAAAGTTGATATTTTAGGCTTTGAATTTGAGATGGGATTATTCCCCAATGTCCTCGATGAAGCCCGTAATAAAGGCATTGATATTGCCCCCAAAAATATCCCTGCTGAGGTGTTTGATAAACGGGCAGTTGAAAAAAATCAAGTTGTCTTCCATGATGTCGCCTATATTGAAGTCAAACCCCACATTACAAAAAGGAAAAAAAATCAACCGCCAACCGTTGCTGTAGAATTAACCGACTTTTCTGTCTTCTATTCCCAAGACTCGATTCAACAAGCCGAAGCAGACTTAGGAAAGAAAAAATCGGGGAGTAAAGTAGTGGTGGAAAAAGGGCAAATCGTCAAAGTCAGTAAAGATAAAGATGGGATTCTCAAACGAGAACAGTTAACCCAAAATTGGACAGACTGGATCGATTATTGGGCAGTAGATTTTAATTTTGAAAGCAAGCGAGAAATCATCCGCATTCAAAATGAAGAAACAGGGGAATGGGAAGAACAATGGACAGGGGACTTTATTTTTGAAAACGAATGGCAGAGTTTTCGGACGAAAAAAGATCGTTCCTTAGAGTTACACAGTGTCGCTTATGAATGTGTTTCTGGTCGCCGTAAAATTGCGGTTAAAGTTGTCGATATTTTTGGCAATGACACCATGACGATCGTCGAAGTGAATTTGTAA
- a CDS encoding type II toxin-antitoxin system RelE/ParE family toxin, with amino-acid sequence MILVTETTFKRAFKRLTKKNPHLKKKIFYTLNILANDPFTPSLKSHKLTGQLEGLWSCTVTYDCRIIFALRKETESGNDLIVLIDIGSHDEVY; translated from the coding sequence ATGATTTTAGTTACAGAAACAACCTTTAAAAGGGCATTTAAGCGATTAACGAAGAAAAACCCACATTTGAAAAAGAAGATATTTTATACTTTAAATATACTAGCTAATGACCCTTTTACTCCTTCCTTGAAATCTCATAAATTAACGGGGCAATTGGAAGGATTATGGTCTTGTACTGTTACTTATGATTGTCGAATTATTTTTGCTTTAAGAAAAGAGACTGAAAGTGGAAATGATTTAATTGTTTTAATTGATATTGGTAGCCACGATGAAGTTTATTAA
- a CDS encoding UPF0175 family protein — protein MREATFTVRIPADLIAYGFSEEQVQSQVREWLVLSLFTEDRISSGKAAQFLNLTRVEFLKLLQKRGISYLNYNSEELAEEFKSIETMELDRFQ, from the coding sequence ATGCGTGAAGCTACTTTTACAGTTCGTATTCCTGCTGATTTAATTGCTTATGGATTTAGTGAAGAACAAGTTCAATCTCAAGTCAGAGAATGGCTTGTCTTGTCTTTATTTACAGAGGATCGAATTTCCTCTGGTAAAGCTGCACAGTTTCTTAACCTAACTCGTGTGGAGTTTTTAAAACTACTACAAAAACGAGGGATATCTTACCTCAACTATAATTCTGAGGAGTTAGCTGAGGAGTTCAAAAGTATTGAGACAATGGAATTGGATCGCTTTCAATGA
- a CDS encoding DUF6887 family protein: MTKEQLRQMSRKEIRDYLRKHPSDNEAWDIFFEKVEVAPKRKINSDEDLIKIITEKSK; this comes from the coding sequence ATGACCAAAGAACAGCTTAGACAGATGAGTCGGAAGGAGATTAGAGACTACCTTAGAAAACATCCATCTGATAATGAGGCTTGGGATATCTTTTTTGAGAAGGTAGAGGTTGCACCTAAACGAAAAATTAATTCCGATGAAGACTTAATTAAAATTATTACAGAAAAAAGCAAATGA
- a CDS encoding DUF6888 family protein → MCSIELLRFDETRKQVYIFAITSRREEIDEDGERTYL, encoded by the coding sequence CTGTGTTCAATTGAACTGCTAAGGTTTGATGAGACAAGAAAACAGGTTTATATATTCGCAATCACTAGCAGAAGAGAAGAAATAGATGAAGATGGGGAGAGAACTTACCTATGA
- a CDS encoding helix-turn-helix domain-containing protein, producing MDLKPIKTEADYHQALAQIEQLFEVELNTPEGDQLEILTTLVEDYEEKHHPIEFPSPYEAILYHLESRHQPVSRFIEGLKRRGVSDAVIQEALNEVGM from the coding sequence ATGGATTTAAAACCGATTAAAACGGAAGCTGATTATCATCAAGCATTGGCGCAAATCGAACAGCTTTTTGAGGTAGAATTAAATACGCCAGAGGGAGATCAGTTAGAGATTCTCACCACATTAGTTGAAGATTACGAAGAGAAACATCACCCGATTGAGTTTCCTTCGCCTTATGAAGCAATTCTCTATCATTTAGAAAGTCGTCATCAACCTGTTTCTCGTTTTATTGAAGGCTTGAAGCGTCGCGGGGTAAGTGATGCGGTGATTCAGGAGGCTTTGAATGAAGTTGGGATGTAG
- the dndC gene encoding DNA phosphorothioation system sulfurtransferase DndC → MVNDQQSLFPPRSVAELVEDIEKLTEEIQKLYLLDEIPWVIGYSGGKDSTATLQLIWNAIATLPVEQRHKTIYVITTDTLVENPIVSTWVRKSLQKLEATAENQNIPIKPNLLHPSVQETFWVCLMGRGYPAPRQGFRWCTDRMKIQPVNHFIREMVRNNGETIVVLGSRKAESITRGRTLRKHQVGRVRDRLSPNSRLPNSLVYTPIEDWQTNEVWMYLMQWENPWGGNNKDLLSMYQGATADNECPLVVDTSTPSCGDSRFGCWVCTMVSKDKSMEAMIQNDEEKEWMQPLLDIRNELDVENDHDRRDFRRIYGKVELFERNTGDGETSIKPIPGPYTKYWREYWLRRVLEAQVEVRKNAPKGMEDITLITEEELSEIRRIWLEEKHEFDDSLPRIYEEVTGQVFRDPRVGATNQVLGSDEWSVLEELCEDEMHLELMTKLLDTERQYHTKSRRVGIYDSLEKCFETSSRSKEEAIEAAHLKRDLKTAVKGEDAEKVKQLTWANIKFSGKNQDNHSSE, encoded by the coding sequence ATGGTAAATGATCAACAATCTCTATTTCCCCCCCGTAGTGTCGCTGAATTGGTGGAAGATATTGAAAAACTAACTGAGGAAATTCAAAAGCTGTATCTTCTAGACGAAATTCCTTGGGTAATTGGCTATAGCGGAGGAAAAGATTCGACGGCAACTTTACAACTTATTTGGAACGCGATCGCTACTCTGCCAGTTGAACAAAGGCATAAAACCATATATGTCATTACCACTGATACGTTAGTAGAAAATCCGATTGTTTCAACTTGGGTTCGTAAGTCTTTACAAAAATTAGAAGCAACAGCAGAAAATCAAAACATACCTATTAAGCCGAATTTGCTCCATCCCTCAGTTCAAGAAACATTTTGGGTATGTCTAATGGGAAGAGGATATCCAGCACCGCGTCAAGGTTTCCGTTGGTGTACAGATCGCATGAAGATTCAACCCGTTAATCATTTTATTCGGGAAATGGTTAGGAATAATGGAGAAACAATTGTTGTTTTAGGAAGCCGTAAAGCAGAAAGTATTACTCGTGGAAGAACATTGCGAAAACATCAAGTTGGAAGAGTGCGCGATCGTCTTAGCCCTAATAGTCGATTACCGAATTCTTTAGTTTACACCCCCATTGAAGACTGGCAAACTAATGAAGTCTGGATGTATTTAATGCAGTGGGAAAACCCTTGGGGAGGAAACAATAAAGACTTACTTTCCATGTATCAAGGGGCAACTGCGGATAATGAATGTCCGTTAGTTGTTGATACTTCTACGCCTAGCTGTGGCGACTCCCGCTTTGGCTGTTGGGTTTGCACCATGGTGAGTAAAGATAAGTCAATGGAGGCAATGATTCAAAATGACGAAGAAAAAGAATGGATGCAACCGTTGTTAGATATTCGCAATGAATTAGATGTGGAAAACGACCACGATCGCCGCGATTTTCGCCGCATTTATGGCAAAGTTGAACTCTTTGAACGTAATACAGGAGATGGAGAAACTTCAATTAAACCCATACCTGGCCCTTATACCAAATATTGGCGGGAATATTGGTTAAGACGAGTTTTAGAAGCACAAGTGGAAGTGCGAAAAAATGCCCCTAAAGGCATGGAAGATATTACACTAATTACTGAAGAAGAGTTAAGCGAAATTCGTCGCATCTGGTTAGAAGAAAAACACGAGTTTGATGATAGTCTCCCTCGCATTTATGAAGAAGTAACGGGTCAAGTTTTTCGTGATCCTCGTGTTGGCGCAACTAATCAGGTTTTAGGAAGTGATGAATGGAGTGTTTTAGAGGAACTTTGTGAGGATGAAATGCACTTAGAATTGATGACGAAATTGTTGGATACGGAACGACAATATCATACGAAATCTCGTCGGGTGGGAATTTATGACTCTTTAGAAAAGTGTTTTGAAACCAGTTCTCGTAGTAAGGAGGAAGCGATCGAAGCGGCCCATTTAAAACGAGATTTGAAAACAGCCGTTAAAGGTGAAGATGCGGAAAAAGTTAAACAATTAACTTGGGCAAATATTAAGTTTTCTGGGAAGAATCAAGACAATCATTCCTCGGAATAA
- a CDS encoding DUF2283 domain-containing protein, with protein sequence MKVKYFEETDTLYIEFRVNDIVETKDLDENTILDLDAQENICAITFENASMRTDLQRVTVEGMAKEVIF encoded by the coding sequence ATGAAAGTTAAATATTTTGAAGAAACAGATACTCTTTACATTGAATTTCGCGTTAATGATATTGTTGAAACCAAAGACCTTGATGAGAATACAATTTTAGATTTAGATGCTCAAGAAAATATCTGCGCGATTACTTTTGAAAATGCTAGTATGAGGACTGATCTCCAGCGTGTAACCGTTGAAGGAATGGCAAAGGAAGTGATTTTTTAA
- the dndD gene encoding DNA sulfur modification protein DndD, with amino-acid sequence MILRELVLENFGPYRDRQVVDLTPGADQEMRPIILIGGMNGGGKTTFMDAIRLAFYGQRAQCSTRGSLSYADFLSQAVNNRSEGKTRIELAFEEVFDNQLVVFRITRSWQKGDGKDTLSILVDDWPDRALTNTWDEYIENLLPLGISNLFLFDGEQVKELAELDVPPPPVKEAIQSLLGLELAEKLGEDLEVLVNRKRKQLANQTTLKTLETIEEKLNQQTAEYKQEKAQLTELEDKLNRARENYRLASENFISEGGKIASKRAQMEGKIKELKATAETERDSLREMAAGVLPLALITPLLQAAKQQGETELDYQQALITQEVLKKRDRALLDYIHQLAISATEVDKISAFLQQENQVIEEKLNPETPPYLRPEQDTINLLNTVLDHRLPSQLRELNNKQEKLREIQIEIDNSDREIANAASPEVYQKLEEAVKKAQNQRAEAQANYEAKRRYCNELEAKIKTTKQELERYSQEAIDERNNEHIIKSAGKVQKTLEQFKQKLTLKKLNKLEIEVTECFRYLLHKSDLVHRVSIDTHNFRLSLFNPDGKPIPKHRLSAGEKQLLAIAFLWGLARVSHRQLPIAIDTPLGRLDSSHRHNLVERYFPSASHQVILLSTDTEIGNVEYQQLQNQSAIAHEYQLKYDGETGETYVKTGYFFNEN; translated from the coding sequence GTGATTTTACGTGAACTTGTCTTAGAAAATTTTGGTCCGTATCGCGATCGCCAAGTGGTCGATTTAACCCCTGGCGCTGATCAAGAAATGCGTCCGATTATCTTGATTGGTGGGATGAATGGCGGCGGAAAAACAACGTTTATGGATGCGATTCGTTTGGCATTTTATGGACAACGCGCACAATGTTCTACACGGGGAAGTTTGAGTTATGCTGATTTTCTCTCCCAAGCAGTTAATAATCGGAGTGAGGGAAAAACTCGCATTGAGTTGGCGTTTGAGGAGGTGTTTGATAATCAGTTAGTTGTTTTTAGAATTACTCGTAGTTGGCAAAAGGGAGACGGTAAGGATACACTTAGTATTTTAGTTGATGATTGGCCCGATCGCGCTCTGACTAATACTTGGGATGAATATATTGAAAATTTACTCCCATTAGGAATTTCTAATTTATTTCTATTTGATGGCGAACAAGTTAAGGAATTGGCGGAATTAGATGTTCCTCCACCTCCCGTAAAGGAGGCGATTCAATCCTTACTGGGATTAGAATTAGCGGAAAAGTTGGGGGAAGATTTAGAGGTTTTAGTGAATCGTAAACGGAAACAGTTAGCGAATCAAACTACTCTCAAAACTTTAGAAACGATCGAAGAGAAACTGAATCAGCAAACTGCTGAATATAAACAAGAAAAAGCCCAATTAACAGAGTTAGAAGATAAGCTAAATCGCGCTCGTGAAAACTACCGTCTAGCTTCGGAAAACTTTATTTCAGAAGGAGGGAAAATTGCCTCAAAACGGGCGCAAATGGAAGGAAAAATTAAGGAACTGAAAGCAACAGCAGAGACGGAAAGAGATAGTTTAAGAGAAATGGCGGCGGGAGTGCTACCTTTAGCGTTGATTACGCCCTTATTACAAGCAGCGAAACAGCAGGGAGAAACTGAATTAGACTATCAACAAGCATTAATCACTCAAGAAGTCCTAAAAAAACGCGATCGCGCCCTCTTAGATTATATCCATCAACTCGCGATTTCCGCCACAGAAGTAGATAAAATTTCCGCTTTTTTACAACAAGAAAACCAGGTTATTGAGGAAAAGTTAAACCCAGAAACGCCTCCCTATTTACGTCCCGAACAAGACACAATTAACTTATTAAATACAGTTTTAGATCATCGGCTTCCCAGTCAACTGAGAGAGTTAAATAATAAACAAGAAAAATTGCGAGAAATTCAAATTGAAATTGATAATAGCGATCGAGAAATTGCTAACGCCGCCTCTCCAGAAGTGTACCAAAAATTAGAAGAAGCAGTAAAGAAAGCGCAAAATCAACGCGCAGAAGCTCAAGCAAATTACGAAGCCAAACGGCGTTATTGTAATGAATTAGAAGCAAAAATTAAAACGACAAAACAAGAACTAGAACGTTATAGCCAAGAAGCAATTGACGAACGCAATAACGAACATATTATTAAATCAGCAGGAAAAGTTCAGAAGACTTTAGAACAATTCAAACAGAAATTAACCCTGAAAAAACTGAATAAACTAGAAATCGAAGTAACGGAATGTTTCCGCTATTTACTCCATAAATCAGATTTAGTTCATCGCGTTAGTATTGATACCCATAACTTTCGCCTTTCTCTATTTAATCCAGACGGAAAACCAATCCCCAAACATCGCCTTTCTGCTGGAGAAAAACAACTACTTGCGATCGCGTTTTTGTGGGGATTAGCACGAGTTTCTCATCGTCAATTGCCGATCGCAATTGACACTCCATTAGGGCGTTTAGATTCTTCCCATCGTCATAATTTAGTAGAACGTTATTTCCCCAGCGCTTCTCATCAGGTTATTCTTTTATCTACAGATACAGAAATCGGAAACGTAGAATATCAACAACTACAAAATCAAAGCGCGATCGCTCACGAATATCAATTAAAATATGATGGGGAAACAGGAGAAACTTATGTTAAAACAGGATATTTCTTCAACGAAAACTAA
- a CDS encoding BrnT family toxin: MEFEWNLEKARKNFNKHKVSFQEAATVFNDPLSLTFPDPDHSIGESRYIIIGISSLGQVLVIAHTERRTNIRIISARKATPKERRFYEQETE; this comes from the coding sequence ATGGAGTTTGAATGGAATTTAGAGAAAGCGCGGAAAAACTTCAATAAACATAAGGTTTCTTTCCAAGAGGCAGCAACTGTATTTAATGACCCACTTTCCTTGACATTTCCCGATCCTGATCATTCAATAGGAGAAAGTCGCTATATTATCATTGGAATATCAAGTTTAGGACAAGTTTTAGTCATTGCACACACAGAACGAAGAACAAATATTAGAATCATCAGCGCCCGCAAAGCAACTCCAAAAGAGAGGAGGTTTTATGAACAAGAAACAGAATAA